In one window of Fictibacillus phosphorivorans DNA:
- a CDS encoding MDR family MFS transporter, with product MVHKETNLKLVVAGLLLGILMAAMDNTIVATAMGTIVADLGGFDKFVWVTGSYMVAVMAGMPIYGKLSDMYGRKRFFIFGLVVFLIGSALCGLAQNMEQLIAFRAIQGIGGGALMPIAFTIVFDIFPPEKRGKMTGLLGAVFGTSSVLGPLLGAFITDAISWHWVFYINVPIGAASFYLIFRYYKETLEHREQKIDWWGAITLVIAVVSLMFALELGGKTYAWDSTQIVALFTIFTVFFIVFFAVEQKASEPIISFWMFKKRLFATSQILGFLYGGTFIILAVFIPIFVQAVYGGSATSAGLILTPMMLGSVAGSMIGGIFQTKTSFRNLMIVSVVSYFTGMYMLSGMTPDTSRMMLTLFMVIVGFGMGFSFSLLPAATINKMEFRYRGSANSTNAFLRSLGMTLGVTIFGALQNRIFYEKISENLKGFAGQGAAAFKEIDPQKVFQAGERSKIPPEVLDGITASMSASITTVFTYALIPIVISAVVILFMGNERVETSKQNIKAK from the coding sequence ATGGTGCATAAAGAAACAAATCTTAAGTTAGTTGTGGCTGGGTTATTGTTAGGTATTTTGATGGCCGCGATGGACAATACCATTGTAGCAACGGCGATGGGTACGATTGTAGCGGACCTAGGTGGTTTTGATAAATTTGTATGGGTTACAGGCTCTTACATGGTTGCGGTAATGGCTGGGATGCCCATTTATGGTAAGCTGTCCGACATGTATGGAAGAAAACGATTCTTCATTTTTGGTCTAGTGGTGTTTCTTATCGGTTCCGCTCTTTGTGGTCTTGCTCAAAATATGGAGCAGCTGATAGCGTTTAGAGCGATCCAAGGTATTGGTGGTGGGGCATTGATGCCGATCGCCTTTACGATTGTTTTTGATATTTTCCCTCCAGAAAAGAGAGGGAAAATGACAGGGCTTCTTGGAGCAGTATTTGGAACTTCAAGTGTTCTCGGACCATTGCTAGGGGCCTTTATCACAGATGCAATCAGCTGGCATTGGGTTTTTTATATTAACGTACCGATCGGTGCAGCATCGTTTTATTTGATCTTTCGTTATTATAAAGAAACGCTTGAACACCGCGAACAAAAGATCGACTGGTGGGGTGCCATCACACTTGTTATCGCAGTTGTTAGCCTAATGTTTGCGCTTGAACTTGGAGGAAAGACGTATGCGTGGGATTCAACGCAGATTGTAGCTTTATTTACAATTTTCACGGTCTTTTTCATCGTGTTCTTCGCAGTAGAACAAAAAGCATCAGAACCAATTATTTCATTTTGGATGTTTAAGAAGAGGCTATTTGCTACTTCGCAGATTCTTGGATTTCTATATGGTGGAACATTTATCATTCTAGCCGTCTTTATTCCAATTTTTGTTCAAGCGGTTTACGGTGGTTCTGCAACAAGTGCGGGATTGATCCTTACTCCAATGATGTTAGGTTCTGTTGCTGGAAGTATGATAGGTGGAATCTTTCAAACGAAAACAAGCTTCCGTAACCTCATGATCGTATCCGTTGTATCCTATTTCACGGGTATGTATATGTTGAGTGGTATGACACCAGATACTTCTAGAATGATGCTTACCTTGTTTATGGTGATTGTTGGATTTGGGATGGGCTTTTCGTTCTCCTTATTACCTGCAGCTACAATCAATAAGATGGAGTTCCGTTACAGAGGTTCTGCCAACTCTACGAATGCCTTTTTACGATCATTAGGTATGACGCTCGGAGTAACCATTTTTGGGGCACTCCAAAATCGAATTTTTTATGAGAAGATCAGTGAGAATCTAAAAGGCTTTGCAGGGCAAGGTGCGGCAGCTTTTAAAGAGATCGATCCACAAAAAGTATTTCAAGCAGGGGAGCGATCTAAAATACCTCCTGAAGTGTTAGATGGAATAACAGCATCAATGTCTGCATCTATTACGACTGTTTTCACTTATGCTTTGATTCCTATCGTTATTTCAGCTGTAGTCATATTGTTTATGGGGAATGAACGGGTAGAGACATCAAAACAAAATATAAAGGCAAAATAA
- a CDS encoding hemolysin family protein has product MTLLKLLAVAVLILLTAFFVAAEFAIVKIRKSRIDQLAEEGNKRAIAAQKVISNLDGSLSACQLGITITALGLGWLGEPTVEAILGPVFEQMDLSPAIVHTLSFAIAFASITFLHVVLGELAPKTVAIQKAETISLLLSPALIGFYRVMYPFIWFLNGSAQLLVRMFGLKPASEHDMAHTEEELRLILSESYKSGEINKSEFSYVEKVFEFDDRTAKEIMVPRTEMICLYEDNSVEENINIIAEEKYTRYPVVGEDKDNVLGMVNAKEVFFDLIKGKKYPLEHYIRPTLSVFENTPIKETLLKLQKKGFHMAVLVDEYGGTAGIVTIEDILEELVGEIRDEFDEDESPMIHAVSPNVKHFDGKVLIAEVNDIYGLQIDDSELDTIGGWVLSQNSEIQEDQVITYDDYDFKVIEIDGHQVKKIEITKRLNQDEISSSPQELEHNLVEKEA; this is encoded by the coding sequence TTGACCTTATTGAAATTACTTGCAGTAGCCGTACTTATTCTACTAACCGCTTTTTTCGTAGCAGCAGAATTTGCGATTGTTAAAATTCGTAAATCAAGAATTGATCAACTAGCTGAAGAAGGTAACAAACGAGCGATTGCAGCACAAAAGGTTATTTCCAACCTTGACGGATCACTCTCAGCCTGTCAGTTAGGAATTACAATTACAGCTTTAGGATTAGGTTGGTTGGGTGAACCTACGGTAGAAGCAATTCTCGGTCCTGTATTTGAACAAATGGATTTAAGCCCGGCAATTGTTCACACATTATCATTTGCAATTGCTTTTGCATCCATTACTTTTTTACACGTTGTTCTTGGTGAGCTTGCACCAAAAACAGTAGCTATTCAAAAAGCTGAAACCATTAGCTTATTGTTATCACCTGCTTTAATCGGATTCTATCGAGTTATGTATCCTTTCATTTGGTTCTTAAACGGAAGTGCTCAGCTTCTAGTAAGAATGTTTGGTCTAAAACCAGCTTCTGAACATGATATGGCACATACCGAAGAAGAACTTCGTTTAATCTTGAGTGAGAGCTACAAAAGTGGTGAGATCAACAAATCTGAGTTCAGTTATGTGGAAAAGGTATTCGAATTTGATGACAGAACTGCAAAAGAGATCATGGTCCCTCGTACTGAAATGATATGTCTTTATGAAGACAATTCAGTTGAAGAAAACATTAATATAATCGCAGAAGAAAAATATACACGTTACCCTGTTGTAGGGGAAGATAAAGATAATGTTCTTGGTATGGTAAATGCAAAAGAAGTATTTTTTGACTTGATTAAAGGAAAGAAATACCCTCTTGAACATTACATCCGACCGACATTGAGTGTGTTTGAAAATACACCGATTAAAGAAACGCTTTTAAAGCTTCAGAAAAAAGGCTTTCATATGGCTGTTTTAGTTGATGAATATGGTGGCACAGCTGGTATAGTTACCATTGAAGATATTTTGGAAGAGCTTGTTGGTGAAATACGCGATGAGTTCGATGAAGATGAATCTCCAATGATACACGCGGTCAGTCCAAACGTGAAGCATTTTGACGGTAAAGTCTTGATCGCTGAAGTGAACGACATCTACGGATTACAAATTGATGATAGTGAGCTTGATACGATTGGTGGATGGGTGCTTTCTCAAAACTCTGAAATACAAGAAGATCAGGTCATTACTTATGATGATTATGATTTTAAAGTGATTGAAATTGATGGTCACCAAGTGAAAAAGATTGAGATTACAAAAAGACTTAATCAAGATGAGATCAGTTCTTCACCTCAAGAATTAGAACACAATTTAGTTGAAAAAGAAGCGTAA